One Punica granatum isolate Tunisia-2019 chromosome 3, ASM765513v2, whole genome shotgun sequence genomic window carries:
- the LOC116199603 gene encoding uncharacterized protein LOC116199603 isoform X1: protein MAELKRLRSSLQSSAEDFLAAVAKLNLKSSKPTLKPLIHSIPQSSALSSALPLALQRSVPETILSFKNIREKSPISSPSTSKSPPSKRLRRSARNSKTVEEPSPSSEGPSVDQRRQKILERLQVLAHVMVLCVSSPKKAFEVEHLLPAVKALHDNLILFESDSVLSAEIVSLCEEWWNEDLPERVSLISQFLPFLVSRSLALKKKVDVHRVYSLREAFTLFDFEDESIEDLKLLLIRCVIAPVYLKTEDGIKFVAFLFGLSDQLMKEALAIIRSQIPFGKKSMLEAYGDIIFRVWKGVEGDARDAIENCFLQGLIEGAIHASSRAFAAFIRRVLGGFINQRTVDGVEKVLFRLTEPVIFRSLQVANSNVRHNALHLLLDMFPLEDPDSTKEAKDSLLDKQFYLLEKLLFDDCPDIRAVAVEGSCRILHLFWEIIPSSTITNILTKIFDDMSRDICNAVRLSTLNGINYLMGNPESHEILKVLLPRIGRLLMDNVLSIRVAVADLLLLIRDIRAFQFNKVVGLDLLLPTLANDQPQVAQKITRLLTPSYFPSNVTSEEACSRCVTLLKRSPVAGAKFCEYVVAEVPSVKSLMELLKVLINLVVQSDELNEDQIEGFLCAASHLCKHFVNEPRYKNTLEEMFHSDRLKHLYSVAPTPLAQSSVFSLVSAIFIDDASGLIEECMGTIINCVGINQNVERQDEVRAAHKLLLSCNKIDDVLEAFTKLLQKTAFRCHNKFGIELPKHSVSSIKRKKSHSTVKLSAKWKAGEKKSSNFEEDYLIAIGVAWQIKDLLSDESPRAAILGYQNLEALLFPLKVIAEVSMLECSHSEYMDAYPVLAYTSLALHMSMRNSAAQGFNIRRSDGGSASGSFIETILDQTMDHLLNCAQKLFEASDAQPATSSPKSNEDRSRKTRSRGKKDRRAAADVSTNNEGGALHASERSSCLMAKEVMMLTTILKFIVDTFTLGVGCCDSKRCLDFTAAFIQHILAFGQKFSVISRLEENALKETILCLKSTFTFALKLLNLVLKDPNETLKPLLEVFNLANCLLNLITYIELQFGSGYASSLLTALKPWLPDLIVALGSGYLLRETQQDASVSLFEHIKLKFPSWFSVLAEIVLEEIRETSSEAEEVGTSESEKHSVLQKFISMAVKMVAENRSLTDAIGAVLLDGSAIGLERNDCGLVLGLIRFVCVKLVREEDRHWGTFDMMLASLCRIFPQIEKRLEEGSSQGGQEKLRAALALLEPVWTYHLYESGRLSEMEEE, encoded by the exons ACTCCATCCCGCAATCTTCTGCCCTCTCTTCCGCTCTCCCTCTCGCTCTCCAGCGTTCTGTCCCCGAGACGATCCTCTCGTTCAAAAACATTCGCGAAAAATCTCCCATTTCCAGCCCCAGCACCTCCAAATCACCTCCCTCGAAACGGCTCCGCCGGTCAGCGCGTAACTCCAAAACCGTAGAAGAGCCCAGTCCCAGCAGCGAGGGACCCAGTGTCGACCAGCGGAGGCAGAAGATCCTGGAGCGCCTCCAAGTCCTCGCTCATGTTATGGTTCTGTGCGTCTCAAGCCCGAAGAAGGCTTTTGAAGTGGAGCACTTATTGCCTGCGGTGAAAGCACTGCACGACAATCTGATCCTCTTTGAATCGGATTCAGTCTTATCGGCAGAGATCGTGAGCTTGTGTGAGGAGTGGTGGAATGAAGATTTGCCCGAGCGAGTGTCGCTGATATCACAGTTTCTGCCATTTCTAGTCTCGAGGTCCCTGGCTCTGAAGAAGAAGGTCGACGTGCATAGAGTGTACTCGCTGCGTGAGGCATTTACTCTGTTTGATTTCGAGGACGAGAGCATCGAGGATCTGAAGCTGCTGTTGATCAGGTGTGTGATTGCGCCGGTTTATTTGAAGACGGAGGATGGGATAAAGTTTGTGGCCTTCTTATTTGGGTTGAGCGACCAGCTCATGAAGGAAGCTTTGGCGATAATAAGATCTCAAATTCCATTTGGCAAAAAATCGATGCTGGAGGCTTATGGAGATATAATTTTCCGGGTGTGGAAGGGGGTGGAAGGAGATGCAAGAGATGCGATAGAGAATTGCTTCTTGCAGGGGTTGATTGAAGGGGCTATTCACGCTAGTTCCCGGGCTTTTGCAGCATTCATTAGGAGGGTCTTGGGAGGGTTTATCAATCAACGTACTGTTGATGGGGTTGAGAAGGTTCTGTTTCGCCTCACTGAGCCTGTAATTTTCCGGTCTCTACAG GTTGCAAATTCAAATGTTCGGCATAATGcgctgcatttacttttggacATGTTCCCTCTAGAGGACCCTGATTCAACGAAGGAGGCCAAGGACTCATTACTCGATAAGCAATTCTATCTGTTAGAGAAATTGCTCTTTGACGATTGTCCTGATATAAGAGCAGTTGCAGTTGAAGGAAGTTGTCGCATCCTCCATTTGTTCTGGGAGATTATTCCTTCGTCAACCATTACAAATATTCTTACAAAAATCTTTGATGACATGTCCCGTGACATTTGCAATGCTGTGAGGCTTTCCACGTTGAATGGCATTAATTATTTGATGGGCAATCCAGAGTCTCATGAAATTCTGAAGGTGCTTTTACCAAGAATTGGTCGTCTGCTTATGGATAATGTTCTTTCCATCAGGGTCGCTGTAGCAGATCTTCTCCTCCTTATAAGAGATATCCGGGCTTTTCAGTTCAATAAG GTGGTGGGGTTAGACTTATTATTACCGACTCTTGCAAATGATCAGCCACAAGTTGCTCAGAAAATCACTAGATTGCTTACACCATCCTATTTTCCCTCCAATGTAACTTCTGAAGAGGCGTGCAGTCGGTGTGTAACACTTCTGAAGAGATCTCCTGTGGCTGGAGCAAAGTTTTGTGAGTATGTTGTTGCTGAGGTCCCATCCGTGAAGTCTCTCATGGAACTTCTCAAAGTACTTATTAATTTGGTTGTACAATCTGATGAACTAAATGAAGATCAGATTGAGGGCTTCCTTTGTGCTGCTTCTCACCTTTGCAAGCATTTTGTGAACGAGCCTCGTTACAAGAACACCCTTGAGGAAATGTTTCACAGCGATAGGCTGAAGCACTTGTATTCTGTGGCACCAACTCCACTTGCTCAATCCTCTGTGTTTAGCCTTGTCTCAGCCATATTCATTGATGATGCATCTGGGCTTATTGAAGAGTGCATGGGCACAATAATTAACTGTGTTGGCATAAATCAGAACGTTGAAAGGCAAGATGAAGTGAGGGCTGCTCACAAGTTGTTGCTCTCTTGCAACAAGATAGATGATGTGCTTGAAGCTTTTACAAAGCTACTGCAGAAAACAGCTTTTCGTTGCCATAACAAATTTGGTATTGAGCTGCCAAAGCACAGTGTTTCCTCAATCAAAAGGAAGAAATCTCATTCTACTGTCAAGCTTTCAGCTAAGTGGAAAGCTGGTGAGAAGAAGTCATCCAACTTTGAGGAGGATTATTTGATTGCTATAGGAGTAGCCTGGCAAATAAAGGACCTCCTTTCTGATGAGAGCCCTCGGGCTGCTATTCTGGGGTACCAAAACCTGGAGGCGCTCCTTTTCCCTTTGAAGGTCATTGCCGAGGTCAGCATGCTGGAGTGCTCGCATTCTGAGTACATGGATGCATACCCTGTCTTAGCTTATACCTCTCTTGCTTTGCATATGAGCATGAGAAACAGTGCTGCACAAGGTTTCAACATAAGGAGGAGCGATGGAGGCAGTGCTTCAGGATCATTCATTGAG ACAATTCTGGATCAGACAATGGATCACTTgctgaactgtgcacagaagCTGTTTGAAGCATCTGACGCACAGCCAGCAACTTCTTCTCCAAAATCTAATGAGGATCGCAGCAGAAAAACTCGTTCACGGGGAAAGAAAGACCGAAGAGCAGCAGCAGATGTCTCTACAAATAATGAAGGTG GAGCTCTACATGCTTCGGAAAGAAGCTCATGCTTAATGGCAAAGGAGGTGATGATGTTAacaacaattctcaagttcaTCGTGGACACCTTCACATTGGGAGTTGGTTGCTGCGATTCTAAGAGGTGCTTGGACTTTACAGCAGCATTTATCCAGCACATCTTGGCTTTTGGGCAAAAGTTTAGCGTTATATCCCGGTTGGAAGAGAATGCATTGAAGGAAACAATTCTATGCTTGAAAAGCACCTTCACCTTTGCACTGAAGTTGCTCAATTTAGTCCTCAAAGATCCCAATGAAACCTTGAAACCGTTGCTTGAAGTTTTCAACCTTGCGAACTGTTTGCTTAATCTGATCACCTACATTGAGTTACAGTTTGGATCAGGTTATGCATCGAGTCTTCTCACAGCATTAAAGCCTTGGCTTCCTGATCTGATCGTGGCTCTGGGGTCCGGATATTTGCTCAGGGAGACTCAGCAAGATGCATCTGTTTCATTATTTGAGCACATTAAGTTAAAATTCCCCTCATGGTTTTCTGTGCTAGCAGAGATTGTACTAGAGGAGATTCGTGAAACCAGTTCAGAAGCAGAGGAAGTTGGGACTTCAGAGTCAGAGAAGCACTCGGTGCTCCAGAAGTTTATTTCAATGGCAGTTAAAATGGTGGCAGAAAATCGGAGCTTGACCGATGCCATTGGGGCTGTCCTTTTGGACGGTTCGGCCATTGGGCTCGAGAGGAATGACTGTGGGTTGGTTTTGGGGCTGATAAGATTTGTGTGTGTGAAGTTAGTTCGAGAAGAAGATCGGCATTGGGGCACATTTGACATGATGCTGGCTTCTCTATGTAGGATTTTCCCACAGATTGAGAAGCGACTTGAAGAGGGAAGCAGCCAGGGTGGGCAGGAGAAGTTGAGGGCTGCACTCGCTTTGCTCGAACCAGTTTGGACATATCATTTGTATGAGAGTGGGAGATTATCAGAAATGGAAGAAGAATAG
- the LOC116199603 gene encoding uncharacterized protein LOC116199603 isoform X2, whose amino-acid sequence MAELKRLRSSLQSSAEDFLAAVAKLNLKSSKPTLKPLIHSIPQSSALSSALPLALQRSVPETILSFKNIREKSPISSPSTSKSPPSKRLRRSARNSKTVEEPSPSSEGPSVDQRRQKILERLQVLAHVMVLCVSSPKKAFEVEHLLPAVKALHDNLILFESDSVLSAEIVSLCEEWWNEDLPERVSLISQFLPFLVSRSLALKKKVDVHRVYSLREAFTLFDFEDESIEDLKLLLIRCVIAPVYLKTEDGIKFVAFLFGLSDQLMKEALAIIRSQIPFGKKSMLEAYGDIIFRVWKGVEGDARDAIENCFLQGLIEGAIHASSRAFAAFIRRVLGGFINQRTVDGVEKVLFRLTEPVIFRSLQVANSNVRHNALHLLLDMFPLEDPDSTKEAKDSLLDKQFYLLEKLLFDDCPDIRAVAVEGSCRILHLFWEIIPSSTITNILTKIFDDMSRDICNAVRLSTLNGINYLMGNPESHEILKVLLPRIGRLLMDNVLSIRVAVADLLLLIRDIRAFQFNKVVGLDLLLPTLANDQPQVAQKITRLLTPSYFPSNVTSEEACSRCVTLLKRSPVAGAKFCEYVVAEVPSVKSLMELLKVLINLVVQSDELNEDQIEGFLCAASHLCKHFVNEPRYKNTLEEMFHSDRLKHLYSVAPTPLAQSSVFSLVSAIFIDDASGLIEECMGTIINCVGINQNVERQDEVRAAHKLLLSCNKIDDVLEAFTKLLQKTAFRCHNKFGIELPKHSVSSIKRKKSHSTVKLSAKWKAGEKKSSNFEEDYLIAIGVAWQIKDLLSDESPRAAILGYQNLEALLFPLKVIAEVSMLECSHSEYMDAYPVLAYTSLALHMSMRNSAAQGFNIRRSDGGSASGSFIETILDQTMDHLLNCAQKLFEASDAQPATSSPKSNEDRSRKTRSRGKKDRRAAADVSTNNEGALHASERSSCLMAKEVMMLTTILKFIVDTFTLGVGCCDSKRCLDFTAAFIQHILAFGQKFSVISRLEENALKETILCLKSTFTFALKLLNLVLKDPNETLKPLLEVFNLANCLLNLITYIELQFGSGYASSLLTALKPWLPDLIVALGSGYLLRETQQDASVSLFEHIKLKFPSWFSVLAEIVLEEIRETSSEAEEVGTSESEKHSVLQKFISMAVKMVAENRSLTDAIGAVLLDGSAIGLERNDCGLVLGLIRFVCVKLVREEDRHWGTFDMMLASLCRIFPQIEKRLEEGSSQGGQEKLRAALALLEPVWTYHLYESGRLSEMEEE is encoded by the exons ACTCCATCCCGCAATCTTCTGCCCTCTCTTCCGCTCTCCCTCTCGCTCTCCAGCGTTCTGTCCCCGAGACGATCCTCTCGTTCAAAAACATTCGCGAAAAATCTCCCATTTCCAGCCCCAGCACCTCCAAATCACCTCCCTCGAAACGGCTCCGCCGGTCAGCGCGTAACTCCAAAACCGTAGAAGAGCCCAGTCCCAGCAGCGAGGGACCCAGTGTCGACCAGCGGAGGCAGAAGATCCTGGAGCGCCTCCAAGTCCTCGCTCATGTTATGGTTCTGTGCGTCTCAAGCCCGAAGAAGGCTTTTGAAGTGGAGCACTTATTGCCTGCGGTGAAAGCACTGCACGACAATCTGATCCTCTTTGAATCGGATTCAGTCTTATCGGCAGAGATCGTGAGCTTGTGTGAGGAGTGGTGGAATGAAGATTTGCCCGAGCGAGTGTCGCTGATATCACAGTTTCTGCCATTTCTAGTCTCGAGGTCCCTGGCTCTGAAGAAGAAGGTCGACGTGCATAGAGTGTACTCGCTGCGTGAGGCATTTACTCTGTTTGATTTCGAGGACGAGAGCATCGAGGATCTGAAGCTGCTGTTGATCAGGTGTGTGATTGCGCCGGTTTATTTGAAGACGGAGGATGGGATAAAGTTTGTGGCCTTCTTATTTGGGTTGAGCGACCAGCTCATGAAGGAAGCTTTGGCGATAATAAGATCTCAAATTCCATTTGGCAAAAAATCGATGCTGGAGGCTTATGGAGATATAATTTTCCGGGTGTGGAAGGGGGTGGAAGGAGATGCAAGAGATGCGATAGAGAATTGCTTCTTGCAGGGGTTGATTGAAGGGGCTATTCACGCTAGTTCCCGGGCTTTTGCAGCATTCATTAGGAGGGTCTTGGGAGGGTTTATCAATCAACGTACTGTTGATGGGGTTGAGAAGGTTCTGTTTCGCCTCACTGAGCCTGTAATTTTCCGGTCTCTACAG GTTGCAAATTCAAATGTTCGGCATAATGcgctgcatttacttttggacATGTTCCCTCTAGAGGACCCTGATTCAACGAAGGAGGCCAAGGACTCATTACTCGATAAGCAATTCTATCTGTTAGAGAAATTGCTCTTTGACGATTGTCCTGATATAAGAGCAGTTGCAGTTGAAGGAAGTTGTCGCATCCTCCATTTGTTCTGGGAGATTATTCCTTCGTCAACCATTACAAATATTCTTACAAAAATCTTTGATGACATGTCCCGTGACATTTGCAATGCTGTGAGGCTTTCCACGTTGAATGGCATTAATTATTTGATGGGCAATCCAGAGTCTCATGAAATTCTGAAGGTGCTTTTACCAAGAATTGGTCGTCTGCTTATGGATAATGTTCTTTCCATCAGGGTCGCTGTAGCAGATCTTCTCCTCCTTATAAGAGATATCCGGGCTTTTCAGTTCAATAAG GTGGTGGGGTTAGACTTATTATTACCGACTCTTGCAAATGATCAGCCACAAGTTGCTCAGAAAATCACTAGATTGCTTACACCATCCTATTTTCCCTCCAATGTAACTTCTGAAGAGGCGTGCAGTCGGTGTGTAACACTTCTGAAGAGATCTCCTGTGGCTGGAGCAAAGTTTTGTGAGTATGTTGTTGCTGAGGTCCCATCCGTGAAGTCTCTCATGGAACTTCTCAAAGTACTTATTAATTTGGTTGTACAATCTGATGAACTAAATGAAGATCAGATTGAGGGCTTCCTTTGTGCTGCTTCTCACCTTTGCAAGCATTTTGTGAACGAGCCTCGTTACAAGAACACCCTTGAGGAAATGTTTCACAGCGATAGGCTGAAGCACTTGTATTCTGTGGCACCAACTCCACTTGCTCAATCCTCTGTGTTTAGCCTTGTCTCAGCCATATTCATTGATGATGCATCTGGGCTTATTGAAGAGTGCATGGGCACAATAATTAACTGTGTTGGCATAAATCAGAACGTTGAAAGGCAAGATGAAGTGAGGGCTGCTCACAAGTTGTTGCTCTCTTGCAACAAGATAGATGATGTGCTTGAAGCTTTTACAAAGCTACTGCAGAAAACAGCTTTTCGTTGCCATAACAAATTTGGTATTGAGCTGCCAAAGCACAGTGTTTCCTCAATCAAAAGGAAGAAATCTCATTCTACTGTCAAGCTTTCAGCTAAGTGGAAAGCTGGTGAGAAGAAGTCATCCAACTTTGAGGAGGATTATTTGATTGCTATAGGAGTAGCCTGGCAAATAAAGGACCTCCTTTCTGATGAGAGCCCTCGGGCTGCTATTCTGGGGTACCAAAACCTGGAGGCGCTCCTTTTCCCTTTGAAGGTCATTGCCGAGGTCAGCATGCTGGAGTGCTCGCATTCTGAGTACATGGATGCATACCCTGTCTTAGCTTATACCTCTCTTGCTTTGCATATGAGCATGAGAAACAGTGCTGCACAAGGTTTCAACATAAGGAGGAGCGATGGAGGCAGTGCTTCAGGATCATTCATTGAG ACAATTCTGGATCAGACAATGGATCACTTgctgaactgtgcacagaagCTGTTTGAAGCATCTGACGCACAGCCAGCAACTTCTTCTCCAAAATCTAATGAGGATCGCAGCAGAAAAACTCGTTCACGGGGAAAGAAAGACCGAAGAGCAGCAGCAGATGTCTCTACAAATAATGAAG GAGCTCTACATGCTTCGGAAAGAAGCTCATGCTTAATGGCAAAGGAGGTGATGATGTTAacaacaattctcaagttcaTCGTGGACACCTTCACATTGGGAGTTGGTTGCTGCGATTCTAAGAGGTGCTTGGACTTTACAGCAGCATTTATCCAGCACATCTTGGCTTTTGGGCAAAAGTTTAGCGTTATATCCCGGTTGGAAGAGAATGCATTGAAGGAAACAATTCTATGCTTGAAAAGCACCTTCACCTTTGCACTGAAGTTGCTCAATTTAGTCCTCAAAGATCCCAATGAAACCTTGAAACCGTTGCTTGAAGTTTTCAACCTTGCGAACTGTTTGCTTAATCTGATCACCTACATTGAGTTACAGTTTGGATCAGGTTATGCATCGAGTCTTCTCACAGCATTAAAGCCTTGGCTTCCTGATCTGATCGTGGCTCTGGGGTCCGGATATTTGCTCAGGGAGACTCAGCAAGATGCATCTGTTTCATTATTTGAGCACATTAAGTTAAAATTCCCCTCATGGTTTTCTGTGCTAGCAGAGATTGTACTAGAGGAGATTCGTGAAACCAGTTCAGAAGCAGAGGAAGTTGGGACTTCAGAGTCAGAGAAGCACTCGGTGCTCCAGAAGTTTATTTCAATGGCAGTTAAAATGGTGGCAGAAAATCGGAGCTTGACCGATGCCATTGGGGCTGTCCTTTTGGACGGTTCGGCCATTGGGCTCGAGAGGAATGACTGTGGGTTGGTTTTGGGGCTGATAAGATTTGTGTGTGTGAAGTTAGTTCGAGAAGAAGATCGGCATTGGGGCACATTTGACATGATGCTGGCTTCTCTATGTAGGATTTTCCCACAGATTGAGAAGCGACTTGAAGAGGGAAGCAGCCAGGGTGGGCAGGAGAAGTTGAGGGCTGCACTCGCTTTGCTCGAACCAGTTTGGACATATCATTTGTATGAGAGTGGGAGATTATCAGAAATGGAAGAAGAATAG